TACCGCCAACGACCCAAATATTATTCTTGAGCCTcgagtaaaatttttttttatatttacatttatgaaattatgaaattattttgtacctatCTATTATTCTATATGTGGCCTATCCTAAATTagttaagtaggtatttaatgtaataagtaCTAACTTGTTATCATTGACGTTCAGTGATGAATTGCATTGGAGTAATTTAAAgtcaatttgtttaattaatattcttgtTACCATTGTACTAGTTTATCACTTTTCAACAATTTTGAGTTGGCCAGACCTCACAATACTATGTCTGTTTAACATTCATTAGATTACAAACCAAAaacttttgttaaatacagtAGAACCTCAATTATCCGGGGTAATGGTGGGGAGGGGGTCACACGGATAAATGAAAACCACGGTTAATCGagacgttttataataatgttatacatctACAGttcatacttatttttaaattttcggaAAAGTGAGCACGGTTAATCATGAACACGGATAATCAAGGTTCTActgtacttattaaattacattttaatgaacaatGTTACAGAGCAatcaatttgttattattaaagacaTTAAACCAGTGGCTACTCACCATTTCTTAGTGTTGAGTGAAAGACATATAAAAAGTTCTAAAAGTTTACAACCTAATGAACAAGATTGTAATTTACGtaaggaaaaatatattaatccatattaattatctagtttgtgtaatttgcataatatttttgtatatttacattagtCAAAAGCATGGTTGCAGctgcaaaacaaatattattaaacaatggtTGTGATTTAAATGACATAAGGTATTCAAAATCATacgtcatatttataattgtattcatttttcatgTCTTGTTGTTTTGTTAGAATGGGTTTTCATTGGCCTCCATTTTATTCAATAGGACATTTGCATCTTCATGCCATCAGCCCTGCTAGTTCAATGTCTGCTTTCAATCGTTTTGTCGCATTCAATCCAAGTTTCAGTTATGTTTTTGttgatgtaaataaacaattttaaaaataaatctttttttatttgttttatcaaaaaatatatttatattaacaggTAGATTATGTGTTGAAACGTATTGGTTGCaaagataaaaatgaaacagAAAATCCATCTTCAGTCAGCAGACAGTGATACATGtttaacatattgtaatataaacactacttgttattttttatttattagtattttgattcaatatattattattttattcattattacctattatgttattgtttttattatattattaatatgattatacagtatgattttaaaaatagtaaataataaatttaatatttttgatattcgataataattctttaactaatattaaataacctaataagtttgtatcataaaattattttatttaatatttgtgaaaaTCCTTATACTGttctaaacaatgttgtcatcATACTATAAGCGATtaagtgtaatttataattttaaatatatatatcatgatataattattctacttagtttattatatatttatatcatggaATATACTgggtaatttttcaatttatttttcacttatCACCTTTTGTATATTAACAACTGTTATTATGTCATGTAAAAATTGATCAAGTgaaaacatacaataaatatgaaataatacaaataatttaaaattattgtataaattgtattttctatttactggttttatatttatagttaggtGATAGCATTTATTAACCGATAGAACACAGCAGACAGCAGAtaatcataaacataaaatacttatactattatatttataaatataaataagttaaaggaattgtatacaaataaaatatttattttatttatgtaataattaatttcatttgaaTGCCATAgttctaaaaatatcattaattatatctgtattgttaataaattattaagtttctgAAATGAACTTTTtgaccaaataatatttaaattgttgtcaCTTATACTTCTACAAACagtttaacaacaaaatagtttattttttattttaagttatataagtttataagttttatatgatgtgttataatttatagtattaatactaTTCAATTTTGTGCTAAGGAATATTGgtattagttttacaataatgtgttgttatttttgtcataCTTTTTTAGAACATTCAATATTCAACTTTGAAAGTGATTTCTGGAGTTAATAGGATCTCATTGGATCACTAATTGGTACTTTGATCTTAgggatattaaaagtaaaaaattcagtgattggttaaaaaatattgtgaaaaacaaaatatataccaaacaacaatttttgataaaattgtttttttttctgttaattcAAAAAGCGATTAACCATagataatcaaaaatgtttaaattatttaatttattatcaattaatattattgtattaattttttatttgtgttccTAATGAGTGCCATTGCTGTATTCAGTGTCGGCCTGGCCAAGGCAGCTAAGCACAGCGATTGGGCCACagtctttattttttgtatgtatatttaaatgcaatgaAACATTTGgatataataactacaatGAACACGTGGCCGTAAAgcgttttaacttttaatttttaaatttaaagttagaataagtaaattgtatttcttattatattattatcttagtcAGGTCTTATAATTGTGCTGTAGttcgataaatataaattataattattatggatgAATgatcttgaaaataaaatttatttcttagtGTAGTTTCAATAGGTACTAAACTACTAACtactaattgtatattatatctaggAGTTGTGGCGTGAgctaggtaatataataatagtaaacaaGTAAAAGtggaattattaattgaaaattatcaacaaCATTTAAAACCACTAATGCTTATAGCTATAGAAAAGACATAACAAAATCGTCAAAAGAAATAACAagacttttaatataatacagagtGCGGCATAAGTCGGTTCCTGTTGTCTTGTTATCGAAAAactgcttattattattattaacagcgGGAACCAACTTATGCCACACtctgtatattaaatgtatttattttatatatacatagtgtcttatataaaagttaaatacctacttataaatttagaataagagaatttttaactttatttttttttaatttaaaatgacaaaattagaatctatatgtattacattttaatgaccatttttcatatttaagatttatttaatttagttataataaatcaattttgtagTATGTGGGTTGGGGTCCTACCAAATAAAATCCTGCCTGTGCCCTTTAGAACCAGGTTGACACTGGctgtattaaatcaataagagACTCTGCCAATTAAACAGTTCAGTGTCTAGTatactaaactttaaatattacaagaaCAAACTGATCAgtgaaaaatc
This genomic stretch from Rhopalosiphum maidis isolate BTI-1 chromosome 3, ASM367621v3, whole genome shotgun sequence harbors:
- the LOC113555457 gene encoding histidine triad nucleotide-binding protein 3-like, with translation MTEESPVNMNIVETTKTRVKNCIFCNLITANDPNIILEPRSNQFVIIKDIKPVATHHFLVLSERHIKSSKSLQPNEQDCNLLKSMVAAAKQILLNNGCDLNDIRMGFHWPPFYSIGHLHLHAISPASSMSAFNRFVAFNPSFSYVFVDVDYVLKRIGCKDKNETENPSSVSRQ